A region of the Geomonas subterranea genome:
GCTACCTCGGCGCCTACGAGGAGTCGATGCGGGAGATCCTGGCCATGCTGTCCCAGTGGCCCAGGGAAACGCTCCCGCAGGAACCGGGGGCGGACGGCCAGGGGATGCTGGGTCACGCCGCGGCCATCCTGAAAGTGCCACGCGTGGTGCTTTTGTGGGAGGAGGAAGAGGAACCGTGGCTGCACCTGCTGTGCTGGACGGCCGAAGGGTGCCGCTACGAGTGGAAGGAGCCCGGCATCTTCGGCGACCTCGTCGCCGGGGGACTGGAACGGGCGAGTTTCTTCTGCCGTGAGGCCGGCTCCGACCGGGCGCTGGTGGTGTGCAACACCGCCGGCGGTTTGCAACAGCGCCGCTGCGCACCGCTGCACCCCGAGTTCGTACGCTACTTCAACGTCTCCTCCGCCTGCATCTCGCCGCTGGGAGGGGAGAAAGTCTCCGGGTACCTGTTCGCCCTGGACCGGAGCCACCTCACCCCGGACGACCTGGTCCTGGGAGGGATCGTGGCACGCGAGATCGCCGCCCGCCTCGATCACGCGCTGCTCTTGAAACAGCTCCAGCAGGGGGCCGCTGCAGACGAGCGTCTCCGGCTTGCCCACGACCTGCACGACGGCCTGCTCCAGGCCCTGGCGGGCGCCGGGCTGCAACTGGCGGCGGCGAGCCGCCAGATCGCGACGGACCCGGCCGCGGCCCGGGAGAACATCCTGCAGGTCCAGCAACTGCTCGCCTCCGAGCAGCGGGACCTGAGGACCCAGATCAACGACATGAAGCCGCTCTTCTCGCGGCGCAAGACCGAGGAGTTCGGTCTCCCCAAGCGGTTGGAGGAACTGGCCGGGCGCATCAAGCGCCAATGGGAGGTCGCCTGCTCCGTCACCTGCCACACCCCCGCACCGCGGCTGCAGCGCAGCATGGCGCGCGAGATCTATTTCGTCGTTCACGAGGCGCTGATCAACGCGGTGCGCCACGCGGAGGCGACGACGCTGCGCGCCGAGATCCATTTCGACACCCAGTGGGCGCGGATAACGGTGACCGACGACGGGCGCGGCTTCGGCTTCCAGGGATGCTTCGACCAGGACCAGCTAAGCGACCTGAAGCGCGGCCCGGTGACGCTCAGGGAGCGCATCGACGCGCTCAACGGGAAACTGGTGATCGATTCCAGCGAGCACGGCGCCCGCCTCGACATCACACTGCCCCTCATGGAACTAGGAGGCTGACATGATTCGACTGGTCATCGCCGACGACCACCCGCTGATCCTTAACGGACTGACCGGACTGTTCAACTTCGAGGAGGATTTCGAGGTGCTGGCCAGTTGCAGCAACGGCGCTGAGGCGCTGGAAGAGATCCGCCGGCAGCGCCCCGACGTGGCGGTGCTCGACATCCGCATGCCGGGGCTGACCGGCATCCAGGTGGCACGCAGGGTGACCGAGGAACGGCTCGGCGCGCGGTTGGTCCTGCTCACCGCGGCCCTGGAGGACGAGGATATGCTGGACGCGGTCATGCTCGGCATCCAGGGGGTGGTCCTGAAGGAGATGGCGCCTCAGTTCCTGGTGCAGTGCATCAGGAAGGTGCACGCCGGCGAACAGTGGCTTGAGCGCCGTTCGGCCAAGCAGGCACTGGAAAAGCTCCTGAAGCGCGAAGCGGGGGGGCGCGAGGTGGCCAACCTCCTCACCCAGCGCGAGGTCGAGCTGGTACGCATGGTGGCAGGCGGGTCGCGCAACAAGGAGATCGCCGACAGGCTCTGCATCAGCGAGGGGACGGTCAAGGTCCACCTGCACAACATCTACCAGAAGGTCAACGTCGACGGCAGGCTCGCACTGTTGCGCTACGCACAGGAAAAAGGATTGGTCTAGCAGCCGCCATCCGCCACAGGCATCCACCTCCCCTCTCCCTCTGGGAGAGGGTCAGGGTGAGGGGAGGTGCCAAAGGCAAGATCCCAGCAGGCGGCGCCCTCACCCGCCCTTCGGGCACCCTCTCCCGGAGGGAGAGGGAACTGACGCAAGATCCCTCCATTCTGTCATTACTCGCCCCGCCGACACGTCAAAATATTCTTGTTTTACTCATAAACACCATTCATTCTGACTTTTTTTCTCACCAGACTCACTTTCCCCTCTTGCAATAAAACATCTTTCTACTAAAATAGCATATACTGCCAGTTCTGGTTCACGCGCCAAAGAGTCCACCGTTTCGCTGTCAGCAAGGGGAGGCCGGGATGAGCACGACGAGAACGGAGCCGTGTAACGAAACACGGGGAGATACCCAGCGCAATGAGGATCTCTCCATCAGCCAGATACTGAAGGAGCGCGGCGTCTCGCGACGCGACTTCCTCAAGTTCTGCTCTACGGTCACGGCGGCCCTGGCGCTGCCACCTTCCTTCGCCCCGTCCGTGGCCCGGGCGCTGGACGAGGTGAAACGTCCCCCCCTGGTCTGGCTCGAATTCCAGGGGTGTACCGGCGACAGCGAGGCGCTCCTGCGCTCGGCCAACCCCACGGTCGCCGAGATCATCCTCGACATCCTGTCGGTCGACTACCACGAGACCATCATGGCCGCCGCCGGGCACCAGGCGGAGGCCGCGCTGGAGAAGACCATCACCGACTACAAGGGGAAGTACTTCGCCGTCATCGAGGGCTCCATCCCGATGAAGGACGGCGGGGTCTACGGCTGCGTGGGGGGGAAGTCGAACCTGGAACGCGCCCGCCAGGTCTGCGGCGGCGCCGCGGCCACCATCGCCATCGGCAACTGCGCCTCGTACGGCGGGATTCCCGCGGCCGCCCCCAACCCGACCGGCGCGGTGGGGGTCAAGGAGGCGGTCCCCGGCGCCACGGTGATCAACCTCCCCGGCTGCCCCTGCAACGCCGACAACCTGACCGCCACCATCGTGCACTACCTGGTCTTCAACAAGATCCCCGCTCTCGACGGCCACGGCCGGCCGCTCTTCGCCTACGGCAAGCGCATCCACGACAACTGCGAACGGCGCCCGCACTTCGACGCCGGACAGTACGTGGAACGCTGGGGGGACGACGGGCACCGCAAGGGGTACTGCCTCTACAAGATGGGGTGCAAGGGCCCCGCGACCTTCCACAACTGTCCCACCCAGCGCTACAACGAGAAGACCGCCTGGCCCATCGGCTCGGGTCACCCCTGCGTCGGCTGCGCCGAGCCCCAGTTCTGGGACGTCATGTCCCCCATGTACAAGAGGCTTCCCAACGTGCCGGGCTTCGGCATCGAGCACACCGCCGACGCCATCGGCCTCGGGCTCGCCGCGGGTGCTGCGGGCGCCTTCGTGGTGCACGGAGCGCTTTCCGCCATGAGAAAGGACAAGGAACCGGGCGAGGACGCCAAGGAGGAGTAAGATGACCAAGATCGTTGTCGACCCGATCACCAGGATCGAAGGGCACCTGCGCGTCGAGGCGGAAGTCTCCGGCGGCAAGATCAGCAATGCCTGGGTCTCGGGCACCATGTTCCGCGGCATAGAGACGATCCTCAAGGGGCGCGACCCGCGCGACGCCTGGTACTGGACCCAGCGCTTCTGCGGCGTCTGCACCACGGTGCACTCCATCGCCTCCATCCGAGCCGTCGAGGACGCGCTGAAGATCCCGGTCCCCCCCAACGCGCAGCTGATCCGCAACATCATCATCGCCATCCAGAACACCCAGGACCACGTGATCCACTTCTACCACCTGCACGCCCTGGACTGGGTGGACATCACCTCGGGGCTGAAGGCCGACCCGGTGAAGACCGCGCAGCTCGCCGCCTCCATCTCGGACTGGCCCAACAACTCGCCGACCTACTTCAAGTCCGTGCAGGACAAGGTGAAGGCATTCGTCGGTTCCGGGCGGCTCGGCCCCTTCGCCAACGCCTACTGGGGGCACCCGGCCTACAAGCTCCCGCCGGAGGCGAACCTGATGGCCACCGCCCACTACCTGGAGGCGCTGGAGTGGCAAAAGGACATCATCAAGATCCACGCCATCCTGGGGAGCAAGAACCCGCACCCGCAGACCTTCCTGGTGGGTGGGATGTCGATCCCCATCGACCCGGACTCGCAAAACGCGCTCAACGCCGACAAGCTGATCGAGATAAAGCGCCTGCTGCACAAGGCCCAGGAATTCGTGGAGAAGGTCTACATCCCGGACCTTTTGGCGGTCGCCTCCTTCTACAAGGATTGGGCGGGGATCGGCGCCGGGGTCGGCAATTACATGTGCTACGCCGAGTTCCCCGACGCCAATGGGAAACCGTGGCTCCCCGGCGGCGCCATCCTGAACCGGGACATCTCCAAGGTGGTGCCGCTGGACCAGAAGAAGATCACCGAGCACGTGGAACATTCCTGGTACCAGGATGCCGGCAGTGACGGCAAGGGACTGCACCCCTGGGAAGGCTCCAGCGAGCCCAACTACACCGGCCCCAAGCCCCCCTACCAGTACCTCGACACGGACAAGAAATACTCCTGGGTCAAGGCGCCGCGCTACGAGGAGAAACCGATGGAGGTTGGGCCGCTCTCCCGCGTGCTGGTCGCCTACGTCTCGGGGCACAAGGAGACCAAGACGGCGGTGGACCTGGTGCTGAAGAAACTGGGTGTCGGCCCGGAGGCGCTCTTCTCCACCCTCGGTCGGACCGGCGCCCGCGGCATCGACTGCCTGGTCATCGCGCAGCAGGCCCCCAAGTGGCTGGACGAGCTGATCGGCAACATCGCCAAGGGAGACCTGAGGATCCATTCCAACGAGCTGTGGGACCCGGCGACCTGGCCGGCCGAGGCGCACGGCTACGGCTGGCACGAGGCGCCGCGCGGAGGGTTGGGGCACTGGATCAAGATCAAGGACCAGAAGATCCTCAACTACCAGGCGGTGGTCCCCTCCACCTGGAACGCCTCGCCCCGCGACGGCAAGGGGCAGGCGGGGCCCTACGAGGCGGCCCTTCTGGGAACGCCGGTGGCGGACCCGGAAAAGCCGCTCGAGATCCTGCGTACCATCCACTCCTTCGACCCCTGCCTGGCCTGCGCCGTGCACGTCCTCGACGCCACCGGCAGGGAGATGGTCAGGGTGAAGGCATCCTAGAGGAGGTGGGCCATGTCGGATCGTTGCAAGTTCAAGCAGTACGTCTGGGAACTGCCGCTGCGCTGGTTCCACTGGATCAACGTGCTCGCCATCGTGCTCCTGTCGGGGACTGGGTTCCTGATCGGGCACCCGGTGACCCTCGGGGCGAGCGCAAGCGACTACGCCATGGGGTGGATCCGCCTAATCCATTTCGTGGCGGCCTACGCCTTCACCGTGAGCGTCGCCTCGCGCGTGGTCTGGTCCTTCATCGGCAACGAGCACGCCAGCTGGCGCGCCTTCTTCCCGATGTTCAGCGCCACGGGGAGAGAAAAGCTCCGGCACATGATACGCTACTACACGCTGCAGACGCACCAGGTGCCGGAAACGGTGGGGCACAACCCGCTGGCGACCACCGCCTATTTCGCGCTCTTCCTGGTCTACCTGGGCATGATCCTTACCGGCTTCGCCATGTACGCCACCCACGCCCCGGGGGGCGTGATGTTCACGGCGCTTGGCTTCATGTACTCCCACTTCAGCCTGCAGGGGATGCGCCTGGCCCACCATTTCGGGATGTGGCTCATCTTCGGCTTCGTCATCAACCACATCTACAGCGCATGGCTGATGGACATCAAGGAGCACGGCGGAGAAATCTCCAGTATGTTCAGCGGGTACAAGTTCACCGTTAAAAAGGGAGAATAACCTCCTGGATTCCCTCTCCAGAACCCCGGACTCCAAAATCCCCTCACCCTAGCCCTCTCCCAGGGGGAGAGGGGATTGTAAGAGTTGGGGGGGGCGGAAGATCGCGCAAGCTCTCTCCCGGGAGGAGAGGGGATTATAAAAGAGTCAGGGGGCGGAAGATCACACAGGCGCTCTCCCGGGGGGAGAGGGGATTGTAAGAGTCGGGGGGCGGAGAGCATACCTAATTAAAGGAGAACGAACACGTGGCGGCAAATTCCGTGAAAAACGCACCGAAGGTACTGGTGCTTGGCGTAGGAAACCTGGTGATGGGCGACGACGGCGTCGGCATCCGGGTCGTGCAGCAGCTGCAGCGGGAGTTCCTGTTCCCAAAGAGCGTGGAGATCGTTGACGGCGGCACGCTGGGGCTCGACCTCCTCCCGGTGCTGGAAGGGAGGAGCCACCTGATCATGGTGGACGCGGTGGAAACGGGGAAGGAGCCCGGAACCTGCGTGCGGCTTTCCGGCGAGGAGCTCCCGATCGCCCTGGAGACCAAGGTCTCGCCGCACCAGATGGGGCTCAAGGACCTCCTCTCGGTGGCGCGGCTCATGGGGCAGGCCCCGGGCAAGATGGTGCTGATCGGCGTTCAGCCCGGGAGCATCGAGATGGGGACCGAACTCACCCACGAGGTGTCGCTGCAGGTGGAAACCATGAAGGGGGCGGTACTGAAGGAACTTTCCGCCTTCGGCGTCCAGTGCCGCCCCGTCTCCCGCTCCTTCAGCGAATGCAGGGACTAGCCGCCATGCCCCTGCGCCCCACAACTTCTCCATCAGCTCCTCCCCCCGGAAGGGGAAGGTCGGGAGGGGGGGCTCATGGGAGGCAAGGACATCGCCCGGTGCCGCTGCCGCCACCGTTACCGGGCCGCCACATCGCCGCCTGCCTCGCCGCCTGCCTCGGCATGGCCGCGCTCCTTGGCGGCTGCACCGAGTCTCAGAAAACCGGCTCCCCGCCTGTGGCCAGCGAGCGCGGAGCGCAGCTGTTCAAGGTGCGCTGCGCCCCCTGCCACCCCGACGGCGGCAACGTCATCAATCCCAGGAAGACCCTGCACGGCGGCGTGCTCGCCGACAACGGCATCGCCTCGCCCTCCGGCATCATGAACAGGATGCGCAACCCGGGCCCCGGGATGACACGCTTCGACCAGGGGACCATCCCGGACTCCGACGCCCGCCTCATCGCCGAGTACATCCTCGCCACCTACCGCTGAGCTGTGCGGCACCAGGCCGCCCCGCCATAACGTCCTCGATGGTATGATCTTGCACCACTCTCCTCTCCCTCCGGACCTTCCCCCGCCATCTCCCACAGCGTCTCGTTCCTGGACATGCTGGTCTGGGCCGGGGTCGCCCTCCTGGTCCAGCTGCTCGCGTTCCTGGCGCTGCGCCTGGTCTTCGCCGACTTGAGCCGTTCCATCGCCGGCGACGCGCTTGGGCCCGCGGTTTTGCGGGGAACCCTCTCCCTTGCCGCCGGCATCCTGAACGCCGCCTGCCTCACCTACTAGGACTCCCCTGAGGCGCCAGCCGCTCCATTCCGGCTGTCCCCCCACTTCCGGCTGAGTCCCACTTCCGGCGGCAACCGCCCCTCCCCCCGGAGGGGGGAGGCTGGGAGGGGGAGGAAGGTGGTGCCGCATCACGTGGCAGGTGCCCCTTTTTACAGCAGACCCCGCTCTTCTCCCCCCTTAGCCCCTTTTCCACCCCCACTGTCACCACGGTTCACCGGAGATTGCGGGAGAACGGCCCGTCGCCCCCCTTCCCTTTGCAGGAGGGACAAGGGAGCAACAAAAAACGGTGTCATTTCTGCTTCTTGCGGCTTACCTACCCCACCCCCTCCCGTCAAGAGAGGGGGGCGTCCCGAGGCCGACGTTCTCCCGGAACTTTTCTTTGGACCTTCGTCAGCTGACAACTAAGCCATCCCGACCGATGTGGCACGCGTCATGTAATCGAGGCAACGACGGCAAAGCACGCCGGTTCCCCCCATACATTCCGCAATAAAAGGAGCGCGCCATGAAGAAAGTTCTGATCCGGGCAGCATCGTCCCTCTTCGCCCTGCTTTTGCTGGCAGCACCGGCTCTCGCCGGTGAAATCTCCATCTCGGCCGCCGCGAGCCTCAAGGAAGCCCTCAACGAACTCGCCGACGGCTTTTCACGCCAGCACCCCGGAGTCAGGATCGTCACGAACTACGGCGCATCCGGCACTCTCGCCAAGCAGATCGAGAGCGGCGCCCCCGCGGACATTTTCATCTCCGCCAACGAGGTGTGGATGACCTACTTGAAGCAGAGAAAACTCATCTCCTCCGTCGACACCCTGGCCTGCAACACCCTCGTCTTCGCCGGGAGCACCGGCAAGAAGGTCACCGGCATGAGCGACCTCGCCCTCCTGGACAGAATCGCACTGGGGAGCCCCGGCAGCGTCCCCGCCGGCGAGTACGCCGCCGGGGCCATCCGGCAGGCCGGTCTTGAAAAACGGCTGAGCGGTAAACTCATCTTCGCCAAGGATGTCAGGCAGAGCATGATGTACGCGGAGCGCGGCGACGTGGACGGCGCTTTCGTCTACCGTACCGATGCCCTGCTCGGGAAACGGGCCCGCATCCTCTTCACCGTGCCGCGGCAGCTCTACCCGCGCATCACCTATCCCATGGCACTCACCCCGTCCGGGGCGGGAAAGAGCGAGGCAACCGCTTTTTTCAGTTACCTCAAAGAGGCTCAAGCTGTGTCGGTTCTGAAAAAGTACGGATTCACATTCTGACGACCAGCATGACTGTATCTGACACATCGTTACACTGACACCCCTTTATCTTGGTCACTATAAACCCCTTTTTTATCGAATAAAAACCGAGTTCCACGCAGCACAAAGAAAAATATTTGAGAGAAACAAATTATCTGCTAATAATGTTTTCCGACTCAACCAACTCATGCGACTGATCTAGACCCGAGCCAGGTTCAGCAGAGGTTCAGGATGCCAACAAAAGACAGCCACACTTTCCACCCCCCCCTTCCCCCGGACAGGAACACCGCCGGCTCCGGCGGCAACGCCCCCGTCCTGGAACAGATGCTGGCGGACCATTACTTGAAAATCCTGGCCGAGGCCCCGGTGCTCATATGGCGCGCCAACACGAGCGCCGAGTGCGACTGGTTCAACGACTCCTGGCTGTCGTTCACAGGCCGGACCATGGAGCAGGAATACGGCAACGGGTGGGCCGAGGGAGTGCACACGGAGGACCTGCAGCGCTGCGTCGATATCTGGCTGGGAGCCTTCAAGAAACGGGAAAGCTTCGAGATGGAGTACCGTCTGCGCCGTCACGACGGGGAGTTCCGCTGGATCATGGATATCGGGCGCCCCTTCAAGGCCGTCGACGGCTCCTTCGCCGGCTACATCGGCTACTGCTTCGACATCACCGACCGCAAGGAGGCGGAGATGGCGCTGGTATTAGCCAGGGAGAGCGCCGAGGCGGCCAACCGGGCCAAGAGCGACTTCCTCGCCAACATGAGCCACGAGATCCGCACCCCGATGAACAGCATCATGGGGATGTCGCAACTGCTCGCCTTCACCGAACTCACCCCCGAGCAAAAGGAGTACGTCGAAGGGATCATGGGCTCCTCCGAAGGGCTTCTGGCCATCATCAACGACATCCTCGACCTCTCGAAGGTGGAGGCGGGCAAGATAGACCTGGAACTGCACAATTTCAGCATCAGGCGCAGCATCAACGACGTCATCAAGTCCCAGATGAGCTCCGTCCTGGGCAAAGGGCTGTTCCTGCGGCCGGAAGTGGCCGAGGATGTGCCCGACACCCTGGTTGGGGACCAGTTGAGGCTGAAGCAGGTGCTCTTCAACATCGTGGGCAACGCCGTCAAGTTCACCAACGAGGGGGGCGTCACCGTATCGGTCTCACTCCAGGAAGAGCGCGGGGATGTCGCGGTCCTGAAGATCAGCGTCACCGACAGCGGCATCGGCATCACTCCCGACGCCATCGAGCGCATCTTCTCCCCTTTCGGCCAGGAGGACAGCTCCACCACCCGCAAGTACGGCGGCACCGGGCTCGGGCTTTCCATCAGCAGCAAGCTGATCGAGCTCATGGGGGGGCGGATCTGGGCCGAGAGCCTCAAGAACGCGGGGAGCAGCTTCCACCTCTTGATCCCGTTCCGACGCTCCGACGAGCGGCCGGACCTGCTCGCACCGGCAAGAAGCGGCATGACACCGCTTTGGGAGGGAGAGAAGCTGCACATCCTGCTCGCGGACGACCAGGAGACCAGCCGCAATATCATGTCGCGTCTTTTGGAGCGCTTCGGACATACGCTGGAGACCGCGGCCGATGGCGAGGAGGTGCTGCGGAAATGGCGCGAGCAGCGGTTCGACGTCATCCTCATGGACGTGGAGATGCCCACCATGAACGGCAACGAGGCGATGCGCCAGATAAGGGAGATGGAAGCGCCCTCCGGTAACCGGACCGCCGTCATCGCCCTCACCGCCCACGCGCTGAAGGACCAGCAGGAGATGTTCCTGAAACTGGGGTATGACGGCTACGTGGCGAAGCCGGTGGAGATCGCATCTTTGCTGCAGGAATTGAAGCGCTGCCTGCAGCTCCCTGCGGTCCACCTGGAAGCCCCGCCCGATGCCACAGCATCCACGGCCGTGTCTATTGACATAGCGAAACTCACCGACATACTTAGCTCGGTGGTTCCACTGTTAAAGCAGAGAAACATGGGGGTGCTGGACACGGTTAACGACCTTCCCCACGCCGGTCCACAACTCCCCCTGCTGTCTCAGTTGAACCTGCAAATCAGGCAGTTTGATTGCGCCGGAGCCTTGCAGACAGTGCAAAGGTTGTGCGAGGAGTTGAACATCCAGATCGACCAGCGCCTGTAAGCAGACTTCGGATCGTATTGAGGGCCCGGTGGCAAAAAAAACCCTTCTTGTCGTTGACGACACCATCGACAATCTCATAGTCCTCTACAAGGTGCTTCGGGCCGAGTACGACGTCATCGGCGCCAGCAATGGCAAGGAAGCGCTGCGACTTGTCGAGGCCACCCCTCCGGACCTCATCCTGCTGGACATCATGATGCCGGAAATGGACGGCTACGAGGTCTGCCGCCTGCTGAAGCTGGACCCGCGGCTCCGTGACATACCGGTCATCTTCATCTCGGCGCTGAACGAGGAGGTCGACGAGACCCGCGGCTTCGAGATGGGCGCGGTGGACTTCATCACCAAGCCGGTCAAACCGGCGATTCTGTGTCGCCGCGTGGCGGTGCACCTGGAACTGCGCTCCCAGAAGGAGGAGCTGCGGCGCCAGAACCAGGAGCTGCAGGAGGTCCTTTCCCAGGTGAAGGAGCTCTCCGGGCTCCTCCCCATCTGCATGACCTGCAAGAAGATCCGGGACGACCAGGGGTACTGGAACCAGTTGGAAACCTACATTTCCGAGCACTCGGACGTCCTCTTCAGCCACAGTTACTGCCCCGACTGCGCCGGGATCGCCTTGGAGGAGTTTCTCAAGTAGGGGGTACGCTCCTTTCTCAGAAGCCCCCTTACGAAGTTTCCCATACAGCCCTACATTTTCCCTCATTGACACCCATTGGCATACGCTATTAAGTAAAGGGGCGGGGCTTGTAGCAGCTCCAGTACCAGCTACTTCAATGACATTGCGGATACCGGGAACACTGATGAAATACCCCATCGCCGAACTTCTCGACATCCCGAAACTGCAAACGATCCTCGACAGCCTCTACGAGGTGTCAGGGATCCCGTCCGCCATCATCGACCTGGAGGGGAAGATCCTGACCGGCTCCGGATGGCAGGACATCTGCACCAGGTTCCACCGCGGCAACCCCGCCACCGAGAAATTCTGCATCGAAAGCGACCAGAAAATCACCAGCGGACTGCAGGACCAGCAGCGCCACGTCCAGATCACCTGCCCCATGGGGCTCACCGACACCGCCACTCCGCTCATCATCGAGGGGGAGCATCTCGCCAACATCTTCACGGGCCAGCTCTTCCTGCAACCTCCCGACCGGGGCCGTTTCCAGCTCCAGGCGCAACAGTACGGCTTCGAGGAGGCGTCCTACCTGCTGGCCATGGACCGCGTCCCGGTCATCAGTCAGGACAAGCTGGACCAGAACCTCTCCTTCATCGCCAACCTGACCGAGCTTCTCGCCCTGCAGGGACTGACGCAGTTGCGAAGTTTGGAGGTCCAGGAGTGCCTGCGCGAGAGCGAGGAGCGCGTGCAGCAGATCATCACCTCGGCACAGGAAGGGATCATCGTCTA
Encoded here:
- a CDS encoding response regulator — encoded protein: MAKKTLLVVDDTIDNLIVLYKVLRAEYDVIGASNGKEALRLVEATPPDLILLDIMMPEMDGYEVCRLLKLDPRLRDIPVIFISALNEEVDETRGFEMGAVDFITKPVKPAILCRRVAVHLELRSQKEELRRQNQELQEVLSQVKELSGLLPICMTCKKIRDDQGYWNQLETYISEHSDVLFSHSYCPDCAGIALEEFLK